From one Botrytis cinerea B05.10 chromosome 7, complete sequence genomic stretch:
- the Bcfun12 gene encoding Bcfun12 — MAPKKKNNKKQNDDWEAELGETVEPVKATEPDANAAEADPEEEFPAGGLMAMMRKKQKKGKKGKQMEDFVEGEDPPAADEQPQDDFADKAPVEASIDDEFALPEKKGKGKNAQAKSAKNDDAGDDDMGADGKMLTKAQKEKLKKEREKQRKKEQAALKKKTTPGGKSAEPEKPVEEEKPVEVAPTPAPGGKGKKIPAALAKLQKQQEELRKREAERAAAIAAEKARIEEEERREAEEEKKREEARALRKQKEKEKIEQQKREGTYLTKAQREEKLRNEMKLKQMIDAGVKVGGGEGGEKKKVVYGNKKKGGKKNPAEIKADEEKALAEAAERAKKEAERIAAEAAAKAEKEAAEQAAKQSKDESELEDWEAAADEEDEDVKDSWDADSDEEGEKKAVSSLPVRKKEEEDSESESDSEDDDSSEDEEATARELAELKRKNEAAERKRKAHEAALAARSKDNLRSPICCILGHVDTGKTKLLDKIRQTNVQEGEAGGITQQIGATYFPVEAIRKKIAVVNRDESFDLKVPGLLVIDTPGHESFSNLRSRGSSLCNIAILVVDIMHGLEPQTLESMKLLRDRKTPFIVALNKIDRLYGWKKVDNNGFQESLALQNKGVQNEFAKRLADTKVAFAEQGFNAEVFYENKSMAKNVSLVPTSAHTGEGIPDMLKLILQLTQERMVGALMYLSEVQCTVLEVKAIEGFGMTIDVILSNGILREGDRIVVCGVDGAITTNIRALLTPAEMKELRLKSQYVHNKEVKAALGVKISAPGLEGAIAGSRLMVVGPDDDESDVEAEVESDLGALFSRVEKSGRGVTVQASTLGSLEALLDFLKVSKIPVANVGIGPVFRRDVMNCGTMLEKQKEYAVMLCFDVKIDKEAQQYADDQGIKIFTADIIYHLFDSFTKHMQVIAEAKKEASKLLAVFPCVLKPVAVFNKTGPIVIGVDVVEGNLRLHTPIAAVKQNSVTGSKEIVGIGRVTSIERDHKQLEKCKRGEPSVAIKIEMGSSQPTYGRHLEEADTLYSLISRKSIDTLKEFYRDEVKKDEWALILKLKPLFDIS, encoded by the exons ATGGcacccaagaagaagaacaacaagAAGCAGAACGATGACTGGGAGGCGGAGTTAGGAGAGACCGTTGAACCTGTCAAGGCAACGGAACCCGATGCCAACGCGGCAGAGGCTGATCCTGAGGAGGAATTTCCTGCAGGAGGTCTCATGGCTATGATGCgcaagaagcaaaagaaaggcaAAAAGGGAAAGCAAATGGAAGATTTTGTTGAGGGAGAGGACCCACCAGCCGCCGATGAGCAACCTCAGGATGATTTCGCCGACAAAGCTCCCGTTGAAGCTTCAATAGACGATGAATTTGCCTTGccagagaagaagggaaagggaaagaatgCGCAAGCTAAGTCCGCAAAGAATGACGATGCAGGAGATGACGATATGGGTGCGGATGGAAAAATGCTCACAAAAgcgcaaaaagaaaagttaaagaaggagagagaaaagcaGAGGAAAAAGGAACAA GCGgctttgaaaaagaagaccaCTCCAGGTGGAAAATCTGCTGAACCTGAGAAGCCagttgaggaagagaaaccCGTCGAGGTCGCACCAACTCCTGCTCCAGGTGGAAAAGGCAAAAAGATTCCAGCTGCTCTTGCAAAGCTACAAAAACAACAAGAGGAATTGAGAAAGCGGGAGGCTGAAAGAGCTGCTGCCATTGCAGCTGAGAAGGCTCGaatcgaagaagaggaacgCCGAGAAGctgaagaggagaagaagcgTGAAGAGGCCAGAGCCTTGCGAAAacaaaaggagaaggagaagattgaaCAACAAAAGAGAGAGGGTACCTATCTCACCAAGGCTCaacgagaagagaaattgcgaaatgaaatgaaactAAAGCAAATGATCGATGCCGGTGTAAAGGTTGGAGGCGGAGAAGgcggagaaaagaaaaaggttgTTTATGGCAACAAAAAGAAGGGTGGAAAGAAGAATCCCGCTGAAATCAAGGCGGACGAAGAGAAAGCCCTTGCCGAAGCCGCCGAACGCGCAAAGAAGGAAGCCGAGAGAATTGCTGCAGAGGCTGCAGCTAaagcagaaaaagaagctgCTGAACAAGCCGccaagcaaagcaaagacGAGAGTGAGCTAGAAGACTGGGAGGCAGCTGctgacgaagaagatgaggatgtcAAGGATAGCTGGGATGCGGATTCTGACGAAGAAGGGGAGAAGAAGGCTGTCTCTTCCTTGCCGGTtaggaagaaggaggaagaagattctgaatctgaatctgattCAGAAGACGACGATTCTTccgaagacgaagaagccACAGCGAGAGAATTGGCTGAactcaaaagaaagaacgaAGCCGCGGAAAGAAAACGAAAGGCACACGAAGCAGCATTGGCGGCTAGATCAAAGGATAACTTGCGATCCCCTATTTGCTGTATTCTTGGACACGTCGATACTGGAAAAACGAAGCTCTTGGACAAGATTCGACAAACAAACGTGCAGGAAGGAGAAGCTGGAGGTATTACGCAACAAATTGGTGCGACTTACTTCCCAGTCGAGGCTATCAGGAAGAAGATTGCAGTAGTGAACAGAGATGAGAGCTTCGATCTCAAGGTTCCTGGTCTCTTGGTAATCGATACACCTGGTCACGAGTCTTTCTCTAATTTGCGTTCTCGTGGTTCATCCCTTTGTAACATTGCCATTCTTGTCGTCGATATTATGCACGGTCTTGAGCCTCAGACTTTGGAATCGATGAAACTTCTTCGGGATAGAAAGACACCTTTCATTGTTGCTCTCAACAAAATTGATCGTCTATATGGTTGGAAGAAGGTTGATAACAACGGATTCCAAGAGAGTTTGGCACTTCAAAACAAGGGTGTACAAAACGAATTCGCAAAGCGTCTCGCAGATACAAAAGTTGCTTTTGCCGAACAAGGATTTAACGCTGAAGTCTTCTACGAGAACAAATCTATGGCCAAGAATGTTTCCTTGGTTCCTACATCAGCTCACACTGGTGAGGGTATTCCAGATATGCTCAAGTTGATTCTTCAACTCACCCAAGAGCGTATGGTCGGTGCTTTAATGTACCTTTCAGAAGTTCAATGTACTGTCCTCGAAGTCAAGGCTATCGAAGGTTTCGGTATGACTATCGATGTCATTCTATCCAACGGTATCCTTCGAGAAGGTGATCGTATTGTAGTATGTGGTGTAGATGGAGCTATTACCACAAATATTCGAGCACTCTTGACACCTGCCGAGATGAAAGAACTTCGTCTTAAATCCCAATATGTCCACAACAAGGAGGTCAAGGCTGCTCTCGGTGTCAAGATCTCTGCACCTGGTCTCGAAGGCGCTATTGCAGGTTCAAGATTGATGGTTGTTGGCCCTGACGATGACGAGTCAGATGTCGAGGCTGAAGTTGAGTCCGATCTCGGTGCACTCTTTAGCCGTGTTGAGAAATCTGGACGTGGTGTTACCGTTCAAGCATCTACTCTTGGATCTTTGGAAgctcttcttgatttcttgaagGTATCTAAGATTCCTGTTGCCAACGTCGGCATTGGTCCAGTCTTCAGGAGAGATGTAATGAATTGTGGTACCATGCTTGAGAAGCAAAAGGAATACGCAGTCATGTTGTGTTTCGATGTTAAGATCGACAAGGAGGCTCAACAATACGCGGACGATCAAGGCATCAAGATCTTTACTGCAGACATTATCTATCATCTTTTCGATTCCTTCACCAAGCACATGCAGGTTATTGCTGAGGCAAAGAAGGAAGCTTCCAAGCTTTTGGCTGTCTTCCCTTGCGTTCTTAAGCCCGTAGCTGTCTTCAACAAAACCGGCCCTATTGTCattggtgttgatgttgtCGAAGGAAATCTTAGATTGCACACCCCTATAGCTGCTGTCAAACAAAACTCGGTTACTGGTAGCAAAGAGATCGTGGGTATTGGAAGAGTCACATCCATTGAACGTGATCACAAGCAACTCGAAAAGTGCAAGAGGGGAGAACCTTCCGTTGCTATCAAAATCGAAATGGGCAGTTCACAACCGACATATGGTAGACACTTGGAGGAGGCTGATACATTGTACTCATTGATTAGCAGAAAGAGTATCGATACACTGAAGGAGTTCTACAGAGATGAAGTCAAGAAGGATGAGTGGGCACtgattttgaagttgaagcCACTTTTCGATATTTCTTGA
- the Bcpol5 gene encoding Bcpol5: MGSKRKRSAQDAAVAAPAAKKQQKTSKPTTKKPVETPVPLDTSPFVNNPRGDDLKREVSLYDMLSSEDDSQRLDAANAIVSGLLGGDGVEESTLQKHLERRLFRGLASGRKGARLGFSIVLSELLAQLFGSANLSATKYPGLTFDNVFEFLILKTKPEGDLSGQEQKDHALGLLFGLQCFVRSKILFSINGKWELVLDKLLDLSSKKSWTREECGWVIMEALEQMNQDQAESTLKKLCDVGLGLSPEGVGIWLRARDKFPKMKFPSNPWGQSGNPLEHLNSLAKALKESSSSEETSSKGQQAKQTGTWNAKLHFVWDIVLSQYVKAANSKAKNIMSEFDKFWKVTVDENLFSASASRERKFWGFLVFQRMIQSHISCTKLITSIFSHNLVRCLINHVQEKDRFLNRAADKSLKVLTHAVEENPEALVVVLQGLIDGNGAYSFDRVTKTKTIEKLLSMVDDTNGEAVLDVLTSPVLVVPSSEINDAEKRRQMFGDYVLTAIRHVDLTEASQNSSWIKTAALPQLASLAYSNNSEAKPPISEGTRTLIRNRLTSAFTHLLSNMDGYHYPCDLVISCTPDAVAMDGLITGAKDAAFTTLQKLMKKAKKGGKDKATFQTLSLLYALVIFQLYNGDVEAVSILDELKLCYDNLIKHKSIEDSEVAPFEVLVELLLSFLSRPSALLRKVTQHVFTAFMGEMTEGGLKLMTDVLETSENMRGQQEMFDENPDDEDAMDVDEEDDEMDSDVEVVDMNGEEGHLNAHLAEEEEESDEEDNEQESEDDGDEEDDEANKELNDALAKILGTSSLDQNEEDEDGDSDSDMTDSGMDALTPKLEEVLGRMQKKGPSKKQEQKDAKENMVNFKSRVLDLLDIYAKKQASDPLAAEILLPLLRLIRSTKAKHLSDKAFSIIQAFAKSKSKASSSEAEVEINVKAQIALIKGFHEEVLKDQSKVFAKAASIASLSLASGIYRADKSQFEKIGKVYLQTMTKCDVEGVKIQASFVSDWVNWWQSHIAQATAGSAAKEE, translated from the exons ATGGGTAGCAAAAGGAAGCGTTCAGCTCAAGATGCTGCAGTTGCAGCTCCTGCTGCCAAAAAGCAACAAAAAACATCCAAGCCAACGACCAAGAAGCCCGTGGAAACTCCTGTTCCTCTCGATACATCTCCATTTGTCAACAACCCAAGAGGGGACGATTTGAAGCGTGAAGTCAGTCTTTACGATATGCTTAGTAGTGAGGATGATTCGCAACGACTTGATGCCGCCAATGCTATTGTGTCTGGATTGTTAGGCGGAGATGGAGTCGAAGAATCGACATTACAAAAGCActtggagagaagattgtTTCGGGGACTTGCAAGTGGCAGGAAGGGTGCGCGATTGGGCTTTAGCATTGTACTTTCGGAGTTGTTGGCTCAACTTTTTGGTTCGGCGAATCTAAGTGCGACAAAATATCCTGGATTGACCTTCGATAACGTCTTCGAATTTTTAATCCTCAAAACAAAACCCGAGGGCGATCTGAGCGGACAGGAACAGAAAGACCATGCTCTTGGATTGTTATTTGGACTGCAATGCTTTGTCAGGTCCAAGAttcttttctcaatcaatgggaaatgggaattggTTCTTGATAAGCTATTGGATTTATCCAGCAAAAAATCCTGGACTCGGGAGGAATGCGGTTGGGTAATCATGGAAGCTTTGGAGCAGATGAACCAAGATCAGGCAGAATCtactttgaagaaattgtgCGATGTTGGATTGGGACTCTCACCAGAAGGTGTTGGTATCTGGCTCAGAGCAAGGGACAAGTTTCCGAAAATGAAGTTTCCAAGCAATCCTTGGGGGCAGAGTGGTAACCCATTGGAGCATCTCAACTCCCTTGCAAAAGCACTCAAGGAGAGTTCTTCTAGCGAGGAAACTTCGAGCAAAGGACAACAAGCCAAGCAAACTGGAACATGGAATGCGAAGTTACATTTTGTTTGGGACATTGTCTTAAGTCAATATGTTAAAGCAGCTAATAGCAAGGCCAAGAACATTATGTCTGAATTCGACAAATTCTGGAAGGTCACTGTTGATG AAAATCTGTtttctgcatctgcatcaaGAGAGCGTAAATTCTGGGGCTTCCTGGTCTTTCAAAGAATGATTCAAAGCCATATTTCGTGTACAAAACTCATCACTAGTATCTTCAGTCACAACCTCGTCCGTTGCCTCATCAATCATGTTCAGGAAAAAGATCGTTTCCTCAATCGGGCCGCCGACAAGTCGCTAAAGGTTCTTACACACGCAGTGGAAGAGAATCCTGAAGCATTGGTTGTTGTCCTTCAAGGATTGATTGACGGCAACGGCGCATACAGTTTCGACCGGGTCACAAAGACAAAAACGATAGAAAAACTGTTGAGTATGGTTGATGACACAAATGGCGAGGCCGTTCTCGATGTTCTCACTTCTCCTGTCTTGGTTGTACCAAGCTCGGAAATCAATGACGCCGAAAAACGTCGACAAATGTTCGGAGACTATGTTTTAACCGCAATTCGACATGTTGATCTCACAGAAGCGTCACAAAACTCAAGTTGGATCAAAACCGCTGCGTTACCTCAGCTTGCCTCATTAGCATACTCGAATAACTCAGAAGCCAAACCTCCCATTTCCGAAGGAACCCGTACATTAATCAGAAACCGGTTGACATCGGCATTTACTCATCTATTGTCTAACATGGATGGCTATCATTACCCCTGCGATTTAGTTATTTCATGCACTCCTGATGCAGTCGCCATGGACGGACTCATCACTGGTGCTAAAGATGCCGCATTCACAACATTACAGAAACTCatgaagaaagcaaagaaaggaGGGAAGGATAAGGCAACTTTCCAAACTTTGTCATTGTTATATGCTTTAGTAATCTTCCAATTGTATAATGGAGACGTTGAAGCTGTGTCCATCTTGGATGAGTTGAAGTTATGTTACGATAACTTAATCAAACACAAATCGATAGAGGACTCGGAAGTTGCACCTTTCGAGGTTCTTGTGGAGCTCTTATTGTCATTCCTTTCTAGGCCATCCGCTCTTCTCCGAAAAGTCACTCAACATGTCTTCACTGCATTCATGGGTGAGATGACCGAAGGTGGATTAAAACTGATGACAGATGTACTGGAAACTAGCGAAAACATGAGAGGGCAACAGGAAATGTTTGATGAGAACCCAGATGATGAGGACGcgatggatgttgatgaagaagatgacgaaatgGATTCGGATGTCGAAGTCGTTGACATGAATGGCGAGGAAGGTCACTTAAATGCACATCTtgcagaggaagaggaagagagcgATGAGGAAGATAATGAACAGGAATCGGAAGacgatggagatgaggaagatgatgaagctAACAAAGAGCTCAATGACGCATTAGCAAAGATCCTCGGCACATCATCATTAgatcaaaatgaagaagacgaagacggCGATAGCGACTCCGATATGACTGATTCGGGGATGGATGCTCTAACTCCAAAACTAGAGGAGGTTCTCGGAAGAATGCAAAAGAAGGGGCCAAGTAAGAAACAAGAACAAAAGGACGCCAAGGAAAACATGGTCAACTTCAAGAGCAGAGTTTTGgatcttcttgatatatatgcCAAGAAGCAAGCGTCTGATCCCTTGGCTGCAGAAATTCTATTACCTTTGTTACGATTGATCCGTTCTACCAAAGCCAAACACTTGAGTGATAAGGCATTCTCAATAATTCAAGCTTTCGCAAAGTCCAAGTCGAAGGCATCGTCTTCGGAAGCCGAAGTAGAGATTAATGTTAAGGCACAAATCGCATTGATCAAGGGTTTTCATGAAGAAGTACTCAAGGACCAGTCTAAGGTCTTCGCCAAAGCTGCCAGCATAGCTAGTTTATCTTTGGCCTCTGGTATATATAGAGCGGACAAGAGTCagtttgagaagattggaaagGTTTACTTGCAAACGATGACAAAATGCGATGTCGAAGGTGTGAAGATTCAGGCTAGTTTTGTAAGCGATTGGGTTAATTGGTGGCAAAGTCATATTGCCCAAGCTACGGCAGGGAGTGCTGCGAAGGAGGAGTAG
- the Bcsrp68 gene encoding Bcsrp68: MEITKFVLEGRDEAKLYGDSSAYRTRLSNRIHTLRKKLGITTKPRAKYSNKPVTAEDISQSHDYIHLLLLTSERAWAHAMSMKEIHTVDTKGITGSTRSHIVSRLHKATIYANDLFRLLSDKSTTNANDVDVLEARAYAAALAGAMEFEKQSWEACVKRYAEARIIYTALSKVTKADIFKDLLADPVDPSIRYGAYKMGLPRTLAISAIARKNFPSDQELTEQVEKLDPDCLKDEATISKAQSLESGETIKTIVWRSRTVDLEDAAIATALGSVKAASSKLSNTLSSSTPKDRGSAYDDILIASQEVVDATKHAIDELVSEGVGQSDKRMQSLLVTRTAVSYDMIGWRIGRNRVMVGEQDGIIDYVQSFPAGKVKKSTKDEPIGRKLAKLREKVVLYDAILQSVESIKELPGVAADSSLQEELDAKYSYFQALKCLIIARSHAILSNPKNSLALLNRATEKCTAAHSKLSSSMDTTTTDTPPNLTVTPSETEKLLAYLQCELQRYRALVEISNLTSTTPKPGDENVQQIPLVERLHEYPSDGVVDLKNLVNYPPKLEVVPVKPLFFDSAWNYIDYPGRTTEKAAEKAAVEVQAKEPEPGEPQEQQQQQQKKGWFGFGR; this comes from the exons ATGGAAATAACCAAATTCGTCCTCGAAGGACGAGACGAGGCGAAGCTATATGGCGATTCTTCCGCTTATCGAACTCGACTTTCAAATCGCATTCACACCTTGAGAAAGAAGCTTGGAATTACGACGAAACCCCGCGCAAAGTACTCGAACAAGCCTGTAACTGCGGAGGACATTAGTCAAAGCCATGATTATATCCATCTCCTGTTGCTTACCTCCGAAAGAGCGTGGGCGCATGCTATGTCAATGAAAGAGATACACACTGTTGATACAAAAGGGATAACTGGTTCAACTCGATCGCACATCGTTTCTCGATTACACAAAGCCACGATATATGCCAATGATCTTTTCCGATTACTATCCGATAAATCGACTACCAACGCGAACGATGTCGATGTATTGGAAGCTAGAGCATACGCTGCTGCTCTCGCTGGAGCAATGGAATTCGAAAAGCAAAGTTGGGAGGCTTGTGTGAAGAGATACGCGGAGGCTAGGATTATATACACTGCACTTTCTAAGGTCACCAAAGCGGACATCTTCAAGGATCTCTTGGCCGACCCTGTTGATCCCAGTATACGATACGGGGCTTATAAGATGGGACTGCCTCGAACACTAGCTATATCTGCCATTGCACGCAAGAATTTCCCTTCGGATCAAGAGTTGACAGAGCAGGTGGAAAAGTTAGACCCCGACTGTCTGAAAGACGAAGCgacaatatcaaaagctcAAAGTCTGGAATCGGGCGAGACAATCAAAACTATTGTCTGGCGATCACGGACAGTGGATTTAGAAGATGCGGCAATAGCTACTGCCCTTGGATCAGTAAAGGCAGCGTCATCAAAACTGTCTAAtactctttcttcatctactCCTAAGGATAGGGGCTCCGCTTATGACGATATTCTAATCGCTAGTCAAGAAGTAGTAGACGCTACAAAGCATGCTATTGACGAGCTAGTTTCGGAGGGTGTTGGACAAAGTGATAAGCGAATGCAAAGCCTATTAGTGACTAGGACCGCTGTTAGCTATGATATGATTGGCTGGCGTATAGGCAGAAACAGAGTCATGGTAGGGGAGCAAGACGGTATTATCGATTACGTTCAATCATTTCCCGCAGGGAAGGTCAAGAAATCAACCAAGGATGAGCCTATAGGGCGTAAACTTGCCAAATTACGCGAGAAGGTTGTTCTCTATGACGCAATCCTGCAAAGTGTTGAGTCAATTAAAGAGCTCCCAGGTGTTGCAGCAGATTCTAGTCTACAGGAAGAGCTAGATGCAAAATATAGCTATTTCCAAGCTCTTAA ATGTTTGATAATAGCCCGCTCTCACGCAATTCTTTCGAATCCCAAAAATTCACTAGCTCTCTTGAACCGCGCAACAGAAAAATGCACAGCTGCCCATTCAAAACTATCTTCGTCAATGGACACCACGACTACAGATACTCCACCTAACCTAACTGTCACTCCCTCTGAAACTGAAAAACTCCTCGCTTATCTTCAATGCGAACTTCAACGCTACCGCGCCTTGGTCGAAATATCTAACCTCACCTCCACTACCCCGAAACCTGGCGATGAAAATGTACAACAAATTCCCCTCGTTGAGCGTCTCCATGAGTACCCATCCGATGGAGTTGTTGACCTGAAGAATCTCGTAAACTATCCTCCAAAATTGGAGGTTGTACCCGTCAAACCACTATTCTTTGATTCGGCGTGGAACTATATTGATTATCCAGGAAGAACAACGGAGAAAGCTGCAGAAAAGGCAGCAGTGGAGGTGCAAGCGAAGGAGCCAGAGCCAGGGGAGCCACAggagcagcagcagcagcagcagaagAAAGGATGGTTTGGTTTCGGCAGATAG
- the BcniaD gene encoding BcniaD, which yields MDLISYTEKRIAMASAQFMNEHSSEADAEMSKMIPQLPQTPPDSNENSSDELGSLSSYSSSTSLSLQRYTLPPPTNPPTEILKEDLKTPDNQVPRDPRLIRLTGIHPFNVEPPLSALYDEGFLTSPELFYVRNHGAVPHVEDSSIPDWEFSVEGLVKKPFTLTLKDLLREYEQITVPITLVCAGNRRKEQNQVRKSKGFSWGAAGVSTALWTGVPMYELIRKAMPMRGAKYVCMEGADKLPNGYYGTSLKLNWVMDPNRGIMVAHKMNGEMLRPDHGKPLRAVVPGQIGGRSVKWLKKIIVTAAPSDNWYHIYDNRVLPTMISPEQSANEPKWWTDERYAIYDLSTNSATAYPEHEERLSLVSGQQTYRAKGYAYGGGGRRVTRVEVTLDKGKSWALADIRYHEDDYRDRAYENETLFGGKLDMEWRETCFTWCFWEVDLDVEDLAMSGDIMVRAMDESMNVQPRDMYWSVLGMMNNPWYRVTITKEGDYLRFEHPTQPALMPGGWMERVKSAGGNLANGFWGEKMGTEDESVALVEVKQEIKMTKDDVKREISIEELRQHDNEKEPWFVLNGEVYDGAPFLEGHPGGATSITGAAGQDSTDEFMAIHSETAKAMMPAYHIGTLSPSALTSLLNPEPLSSSSQSLRPIFLQPKSWQKAVLTAKKVISSDTRIFSFTLDHVEQVIGLPVGQHLMMRLRDPVTREAIIRSYTPLSLGTDKGVLDILIKIYLKNEKGPGGKMTMALESIPVGHSIDFKGPIGKFEYVAKGECVIGGKKRRVKRFVMICGGSGVTPIFSVLRAVLNEEVGGAPKCIVLDGNRREEDILCREELDDLVKGNEQRCRLVHALSQPTEEWKGLRGRLGKEVLEKEVGRFEMDMDGEGNGYRDGEQLVLICGPEALEKSVHGILSDLGWKDQDILFF from the coding sequence atggatttgatatcttatACGGAAAAGAGAATCGCAATGGCTAGTGCTCAATTCATGAATGAACACTCTTCCGAGGCTGATGCGGAGATGTCGAAAATGATTCCTCAATTGCCACAGACTCCGCCAGATTCTAATGAGAACAGCTCAGATGAGCTGGGTTCTTTATCAAGTTATTCTAGTTCAACCTCATTGTCATTGCAGCGATACACTCTCCCACCTCCGACAAATCCACCAACAGAAATCCTCaaggaagatttgaaaacaCCAGACAATCAAGTGCCCCGGGACCCTCGACTTATTCGGCTGACTGGAATTCATCCCTTCAATGTCGAACCTCCTTTAAGCGCTTTATATGACGAAGGATTTCTCACATCGCCTGAATTGTTCTATGTCCGGAACCACGGAGCTGTACCTCATGTTGAGGACTCATCAATACCCGACTGGGAATTTTCTGTCGAAGGACTGGTCAAAAAACCCTTTACTCTTACACTCAAAGATCTCCTGAGAGAATACGAACAAATCACCGTACCCATAACACTTGTCTGCGCCGGAAACCGCCGTAAAGAACAGAACCAAGTCCGGAAATCTAAAGGTTTCTCATGGGGTGCTGCAGGCGTGTCAACGGCACTATGGACAGGCGTACCAATGTACGAACTGATTAGAAAAGCGATGCCAATGAGAGGTGCAAAGTATGTTTGTATGGAGGGTGCCGATAAGCTTCCTAACGGCTACTATGGAACCTCCTTAAAGCTTAACTGGGTTATGGACCCAAATAGAGGAATCATGGTAGCCCACAAGATGAACGGGGAAATGCTTCGACCCGATCATGGTAAACCTTTACGAGCTGTTGTTCCCGGGCAAATCGGTGGTCGCAGCGTGAAATGGttgaaaaagattattgttACCGCAGCTCCTAGCGATAACTGGTACCATATCTACGATAACCGAGTCCTTCCAACTATGATTAGCCCAGAGCAGAGTGCCAATGAACCCAAGTGGTGGACGGATGAGAGATATGCCATCTATGATCTAAGTACAAACAGCGCCACCGCATACCCAGAACATGAAGAGCGACTATCTTTGGTGAGCGGACAACAAACATATCGTGCGAAGGGCTACGCgtatggtggtggtggacgACGCGTCACGAGAGTCGAGGTAACACTTGACAAAGGAAAATCATGGGCGTTAGCTGATATACGATACCACGAAGACGATTATCGAGACCGTGCCTACGAGAATGAAACGTTATTCGGAGGTAAATTAGATATGGAATGGAGAGAAACATGTTTCACATGGTGCTTTTGGGAGGTTGATTTGGATGTCGAAGATCTCGCAATGTCGGGAGATATCATGGTAAGAGCCATGGACGAGAGTATGAATGTTCAACCCAGGGATATGTACTGGAGTGTGCTTGGCATGATGAATAACCCATGGTATCGAGTGACCATTACCAAAGAAGGTGATTATCTACGTTTTGAACACCCCACACAACCAGCGCTTATGCCaggaggatggatggaaagagtAAAATCCGCCGGCGGGAATCTCGCCAATGGATTCTGGGGCGAGAAAATGGGCACTGAAGATGAATCGGTCGCGTTGGTCGAAGTCAAGCAAGAGATAAAAATGACAAAGGACGATGTGAAGCGTGAAATCTCCATCGAGGAATTACGTCAACATGACAATGAAAAGGAACCTTGGTTTGTCCTCAACGGCGAAGTCTACGACGGAGCCCCATTTCTGGAAGGTCACCCGGGAGGCGCAACAAGTATTACCGGAGCCGCAGGCCAAGACTCCACCGACGAATTCATGGCCATCCATTCCGAAACGGCAAAAGCAATGATGCCCGCCTACCACATCGGTACTCTTTCCCCCTCAGCCCTCACTTCCCTCCTCAACCCCGAACCCCTATCTTCCTCATCCCAATCTCTCCGTCCCATCTTCCTCCAACCCAAAAGCTGGCAAAAAGCCGTCCTCACCGCTAAAAAAGTTATCTCGAGCGATACGCgcatcttttcttttactcTCGATCATGTGGAGCAAGTCATCGGGTTGCCTGTGGGTCAACATCTCATGATGCGCTTACGGGATCCCGTGACCAGGGAAGCCATCATACGATCCTACACGCCTCTTTCGCTCGGGACCGACAAAGGGGTCTTAGATATCCTGATCAAGATCTATctgaaaaatgaaaaggggCCCGGAGGAAAAATGACAATGGCGCTGGAAAGTATCCCCGTTGGTCATTCCATCGATTTCAAAGGACCGATTGGCAAATTCGAGTACGTGGCAAAGGGAGAGTGTGTGATTGGGGGTAAAAAGAGGAGGGTAAAGCGATTCGTGATGATTTGTGGAGGAAGCGGCGTTACGCCTATCTTCTCGGTATTGAGAGCGGTGCTTAATGAGGAGGTGGGAGGTGCACCGAAATGCATCGTGCTAGATGGGAacaggagagaggaggataTTCTGTGCAGAGAAGAGTTGGATGATCTGGTAAAGGGGAACGAGCAGAGATGTAGATTAGTGCATGCTTTGAGTCAACCGACGGAGGAATGGAAAGGATTACGAGGGAGATTGGGAAAAGAGGTTTTGGAGAAAGAGGTAGGGAGGTttgagatggatatggatggtgAGGGGAATGGGTATAGGGATGGTGAGCAATTGGTTTTGATCTGTGGACCGGAAGCGTTGGAGAAGAGTGTGCATGGGATATTGTCGGATTTGGGATGGAAGGATCAAGatatacttttcttttga